The genome window CAAACCGTATGATACATTAGAAGAAATTGTTGGGATACGAGGGGAAGGGACTGGGTCGCTGCGAGAGTTTAACATCGGATATAACAGCGTTAATTTACTTCCAGATGGACAGCCAGATTATGAAAAAATCGCTGCGTCTATCCATGCAAATACAAAAATGATTGGGATACAGCGATCAAAGGGCTATGCAACGAGACCTTCCTTTTCCATTAAAGAAATAGAAAAAATGATTGCTTTTGTTAAAGAAATTAAAAGTGATGTAGTTGTATTTGTTGATAATTGCTACGGGGAATTTGTCGAAGATTTGGAGCCGTGCCATGTTGGTGCTGATTTAATGGCAGGTTCTTTAATCAAAAACCCTGGTGGGGGAATTGCTAAAACAGGCGGCTACATTGTCGGAAAAGAGGAATTCGTTAAAGCTTGTTCTTACCGCATGACGTCTCCAGGTATTGGGGCGGAGGCAGGGGCTTCACTTTACAGTTTACAAGAAATGTATCAAGGGTTCTTTCTTGCTCCACATATAGTTGGTCAAAGCTTAAAAGGAGCAATTTTCACAGCAGCTATGCTGGAGAAATTGGGGATGAATTCTTCGCCTTGCTGGAATGCAAAAAGAACGGATCTTATTCAATCTGTTCAATTTGATGATAAAGACAAAATGATTGCTTTTTGCCAAGCCATTCAATATGCTTCGCCGATAAACTCCCACGTAACGGCATATCCTAATTACATGCCAGGATATGAAGATGATGTCATTATGGCAGCTGGGACTTTTATTCAAGGTGCAAGTATTGAATTAACAGCAGATGGACCTATCCGACCTCCGTATGTTGCTTATGTTCAAGGGGGATTAACGTACTCGCATGTTAAAATTGCTATATGTATTGCCATTAATCAATTATTAGAACAAAAACTGATTACTATTTGAGTATAACAATCTGTTACATCAGTTGGGAAGAAATTGTAACATTAGTTGACATCTTTTTTCCCCAATCATATAATGAAGGGGAATTAAATCAATTTAAAGGAGCCGAATGCTATGTCTGGTAGTCAAATTCGTCGATCGATGCCTCTTTTTCCAATAAGTATTGTCATGCAATTAACAGAGCTGTCTGCTCGACAAATTCGTTACTATGAAGAACACGAATTAGTGGCTCCAGCAAGATCGGATGGCAATAGAAGACTTTTTTCATTATCGGATATTGATAAGTTATTGGAGATTAAAGATCTAATTGATCAAGGAGTAAACCTTGCTGGAATTAAACAAATATTCTCTGTTCAAGAAAAACAAGTGCTGACAGATGAAGTAAAGAAAGAAGCAGAAAAAGCACGCAGAGAATTATCTGATGAGGATTTGCGTAAATTATTGCGTAAAGAATTATTAAATGCAGGTCGCTTTAATGATACTCATCGTCCCTCTATGAGACAAGGAGACATGTCTCGTTATTTTCAAAAATAGATAAGAAGAAAAGTAGGGAGTGGAGGAATAGTCGTGGCTAAAAATTACACTAAAGAAGATATCAAAAGGTTTGCAAGTGAAAGTGATGTGAAATTTATCCGTTTACAGTTCACGGATATCCTAGGAACAATCAAAAACGTGGAAATTCCAATTAGTCAGTTAGATAAGGCATTGGATAATAAAATGATGTTTGATGGTTCTTCTATCGAAGGCTTTGTACGTATTGAAGAATCAGATATGTACCTATATCCTGATTTAAACACTTGGGTAGTATTCCCATGGACTGCTGAAAAAGGAAAAGTAGCACGTTTGATTTGTGATATTTACAATCCAGATGGAACACCATTTGGAGGAGATCCTCGTAATAATCTTAAAAGAGTCTTGAAAGAGATGGAAGATCTAGGATTCACAGATTTCAATCTTGGGCCTGAGCCGGAATTTTTCTTATTTAAATTGGATGAAAAAGGCGCACCTTCTTTAGAACTTAATGATAATGGTGGTTACTTCGATTTAGCACCAACAGACTTAGGAGAAAACTGTCGTCGTGATATCGTGTTAGAATTGGAAGAGATGGGCTTTGAAATTGAAGCATCTCACCATGAAGTAGCACCAGGACAGCATGAAATTGATTTTAAATACGCGGATGCAATTACAGCTTGTGATCAAATTCAAACATTTAAATTAGTTGTTAAAACAATTGCTCGCAAGCATGGACTTCATGCAACATTTATGCCAAAACCATTATTTGGTGTGAATGGTTCAGGTATGCACTGCAACCTTTCTCTATTCAAAAATGGCGAAAATGTTTTCTATGATCCAAAAGGTGAATTAGAATTAAGTGAAACAGCATTGCAATTTATCGCTGGTATCGGTAAACATGCTACTAGCTTTACAGCCATTACTAACCCGACTGTAAACTCATATAAGCGTCTAGTACCTGGTTATGAAGCACCTTGCTATGTTGCATGGTCTGCTAGAAATCGTTCTCCACTAATGCGTATTCCAGCTTCACGTGGCTTGAGTACTCGTGTAGAAGTACGTAGTGTAGATCCAGCTGCTAACCCATACTTAGCAATGGCAGCTTTATTAAAAGCAGGTTTAGACGGAATCGAAAACCAAATGACTCCTCCTGCTCCAGTAGATCGAAATATCTACATCATGAGCAAAGAAGAAAGAATTGCGGAAGGCATTGTTGATTTACCATCAACTTTAGCGCAAGCATTAGATGAGCTAAAGCAAAATGAAACAATGATTGACGCTCTAGGCGAGCATATCTTTGATCACTTTGTAGAAGCTAAAGAGATTGAATGGGATATGTTCCGTGTCCAAGTGCACCCATGGGAGCGCGACCAGTATATGGAAATGTATTGATTAGTAAAAGTCTCGGTATTTAATAAAATACCGAGACTTTTTATATGTGATGGTTTTAAAAGAAAGCTTGCATAAACTTTGGTTATTAATCATTTAGGAATATTAGTCTTCACTAAATTCTCTGTGTTTATCCTAATCAGTTTCATCTGAATAAATGCAGATGTTTTAAAAAGTTTTAGTAGAATGGAATGATGGAATTCCATCCAGTTTTTCAGTGGATCTTTGACAGTAAGTTAAGTCATTTAACCTCTTAAATGAATTGTAATACAATGGTGTAGTTAGTGAATCATAAAATATTTTGACAATTTTTTAAATGGGTAATAAAATAAAAAAAAACACTTTGAAAAATGGTAAATAAAAACCAAATATATTATGTGATGATGAAGAAGAGTAAACATTAGGAACATTTTAGAGAGCTGATGGTTGGTGAGAATCGGTATGGGAATTTTGTTGAATGGGCTTCTGAGCAACCAAGCTGAATGAATAGTAGGTTATGGCGGAATGTCCTACCGATAAAAAGGACAATATATGGAGCAATTATAAATTGTTTCTGTATAGTAAAGTGCGTTTATTTTTTAATAAACGAACGAAGGTGGTACCACGGGGTTTCTCGTCCTTTATTAGGATGAGGACCCTTTTTTATTTTATAAATTAAGGGGATGAGTAGATATGAGTAAAAATGGGTTAGATTTAGAACGGATCGTTTTTATCGGAAGAACATTTGAGGAATATATGGAGATGTTTTCACTTTCGTTAGACGAATTACAAGGAAAAAAGATTTTAGACTGTCCGGCAGGAGCCTGCTCTTTTACAGCCATCGGCAAGCAAAAAGGACTGGAAGTCACCGCATGTGATATCGCTTATTATCATCCGGGTGAATTGCTTGCCAATAAGGGGAGAAAAGATCTTGAACACGCAATGGAGAGTGTAGAAAAAGCAAAAGAACAGTACGTGTTTGATTATTTTAAAGATGTTAAAGATCTAGCGCAGCACCGAACCCAAGCACTTAATGATTGTGCAGCTGATATGAAAGAGAATCCTGGCTGCTATATTCCTGTGACATTGCCTTCACTCCCGTTTGAAAGTGAACAATTTGACTTGATTCTCTCTGCACACTTTTTGTTTACATACGGTGATCGTCTTAATAAAGTATTTCACCTCGATGTGATTGCAGAATTGCTTCGGATAGCAAAAGAAGAAATTCGTATCTTTCCACTTGTTGATCTTACTGGAAACAGATACGAGCATTTAGATGAGATTGTGAAGATACTCAAAAATAATGGTCATGATGTTGAAGAAGTTCGCGTGCCATATGAATTTCAAAGAAATGCAAATACAATGATGAAAATTAGAAAGAGAAATAAAGAGTAAGGAAATCTATAATTTTGTGTTGATTTTTATTAAAAAGAATAAAGCAGTATATAGCAGAATTAAAGCGCATAATGAGATGAATAAAAGAGAAATAAAAAGAATAGTAACTTAATATTCCCTATTTTTATAAAACTGTGTTTGTGGTAATATTTAACAGTAGGGGGAGAAACTATGAAAAAGTTCTTTAGCATTGCTTCTTTTATTATCTTTTTTATATCTTTAACAGGTGTTATAAGATTTTTTTGGGACGCAAGTAATTTTAAAAGAGAATTCGCTATATTCTTTATGTGGGTATTACCTGTAATCGGTCTTGTTTTAGGAATAGTTGGCAAAAAAGGAATATTTAAGACTTTTGCTCTTGTTGGAAATTCTCTGATTGTTTTTGTAACAATTGTAATCCCTTATGCTTCTACCTTGTTTTGGAATGAACCTTAAAACATAAAAAGATTTTATGACGAAATATGAAAAAGAGGTGAGGTGGAATGATGGAATTAAAAACAACAGGAAGAAATAAATACGATATGATTATGGAGTTACTAGCCTTACATGTGAAACAGGCAGACCTTTTTGGAGAAGATGTCAGACCAGAAGAAATTGAAGAACTATTTAAAAAATATTCAGAAATAGTAAATAAAATTTAAAGCATAAAAAGCATCCTCAAATGGATGCTTTTTATATGCAAAAAAATTCCAGACAGGACCAAGTTATTTTTTTATTCAATTCTGCATTATTGCACCTCCTCGCAGTTTACGACATGTTGATTTAGAGAGTAAAATGCACGATTTAAAAAAGAAAAAGCTCAAATTGTCGAATTTTTGAATAATCCAGCTATAAATCAAACATTATTGTCACATTAAAATTACAGTACTGTTCGTGTATAAAGAAAAATGTTATCTATTTGGAAGGAGAAAAATCGTATTTTACTTTAAATTAAAAGTCATAGTATATCAAAAGAGAGGATTTAGATATTTATGATTTTTTCAGAGGTTAATATTCACTTATTTAGGTACATTAATGATTTAGGAAAGCAATACACCTTTTTGAATATACCAATGATACTCATTGCCGAGTATATGGTTTATTTCTTAGCTATTGCAACTTTGCTGCTCTGGTTCAGTAGCAAGAAGAAAAATAGGATGATGGTATTATGTGCCGTGGTTAGTTTCCTATTTGCAGAAATTGGAGGGAAAATAGCTGGATTACTGCATTCAAATTATCAACCTTTTGAAGAGTTGTTAAATGTAAATAAATTGATTGAAAAGGCTGTGGATAATTCTTTTCCAAGCGATCATACAATTTTATTTTTTTCCATTTGTCTATCCTTTTATTTGTTTAAAAGAGGGATTTGGTTGTTTTGGGTTATTCTTGCACTTATTGTTGGGATATCGCGTATATGGGTTGGAGTACATTATCCAATGGATGTTTTCGTTGGGGCATTCATTGCGACTATGTCATCCATTTTAGTATATTTGACTTTACCAAAATTAAAGTTGACTAATCAATTTTTAGCCTATTATGAGGATTTGGAACAACGTCTTACTAGAAAAGTTTTTTCAAAAAATAAAGGTTCAAAGGATATATAACAGTTGTTTACAATAATAGTATGAAAAAATAATGCAAGCCTCCTTCTAAGCGGCTTTGCTTACTGGGATAAACGAAGTGTGAACAATCCTTCAAAAGCAACGTATGATAAATCACTCCGCTTTTGAAGGAATTTGATTAATAAAAATCTAATCTGAAGCTAAAAGTGAATACAATTGGAGATCAATAAAACGATTCTTAGCCTTTTCCGCTTTTCTTAAAGTTCCTTCGTAAGTGAAAGATAACTTTTCTATAAGTCTGATTGAATTAAAGTTATCAGGTTCGATTTTAGCTTCAATCCTATTTAGGTTTAAATCAGTAAAAGCAGATTGAATTAAACATGAAATTGCTTCTTTTGCATATCCTTGTCCCCAATGGAGTTTGCTTAATTCATATCCTATTTCCGCTTTCGCATTGTCAAAATCAATAAAATTAAAGCCACAAGAACCGATAATTTGGTTTGATTCCCGCTCAATGATGGCGTAGCGAATGGCTTTATCTTCCTTTGCTAGCTCATCTAAGAAAAAAATCATTTCTTTTGCTTGACTTTCCTCTGTGAAACTGTCGATATTCATAAATTTTGTCACTTCTGGATCCGACCAAATCGGAAATAAACTAGTTGAATCTGAGTCTCTCATTTTTCTTAATAATAGTCTTGTAGTGTGTAATTCTGTAATCAATATTTTCCCTCCATTTTATAAGTTTAGTTTGGGGTTATATATTGATATCTGTGCATAATTCAGTCCCTTCGTATTGATCTTTTTTTATTATAACAGGACTGTTATGAGAAAGAAATAAAACTAACCAAAATGCGATTAACAACCACTATATTTATGAAAGAAGTCTAATGGTAAGAGGTTAATGAGGGGGGATGACATGATTAACAGCTGATAATAAAAAAATGATACTTCTTTTTAAAGTAAGTACCATTCGTCTTTTTGATGATTAAGAGGTTTCTTTTTGTAATTTCATTTTTTAGTATTTTTACAAATTCATTTGATAATTTGAGTTTAACTGCAGAAAAGTATGCAGTCATTAAGTGATCATTACTTAATTTTCTTAATGAATCCATCGTTACAATCTCCTTTGATTGTTAATTAATGTATATTTACCCGAATTTGAGCAATATAAACTAATTATAGGGAAAATTAAGAAATCTATATTTAAACAAAGGCAGTACTGCTGCTTTCTTATTTTTTATGGTTTTCTTTATAGAAAAATTATTAATGGCACAATCATTTGTTTCACCATTTTCATACTATATATGGAAAGGACAAGCAATTAATAAATCCTTTGATTGCTTGGAGGTATTCTTTTAATAAAGGGGTGAAATTTATGCCATTTACAATTTTCGGTTTTGATTTAACTGTTACTATTTTAAATATTCCTTTTAATGCAGAATATAGTATTACTATTGGTAAAGAGCACAAAGGGAAACATCATCATGATCATCATCATCTTCCTGTAAAAGCATAATTATAATGGTTTAAGAAGGCTATAAATATGGTCTATTTATAGCCTTTCCCATGTATGCCTAGAAGAGTAACGATGAGAAGTAATCACTAAAGCAGCGGATTAGTCCGCTGTTTCATTTGGTACTAAATTTAAAAAACGGGCAAATCCAAGAAGCATATATTGTCGTTTACTATACATATCATCTATTAGTTTACAAAAGTTTTTATAAGCGAATTCGTCTTTAGCTTTTTTGCGTTTTTCTCCAAGACTTTGCAATGATTTACTAAGCTTTTCTACTTCCAAACGGTATGTTTTTTCCTTCTGTTCATATTCCTCGATTTTTGCTTTGATATTTTCCGGGATATAGGTTTCTGGAATAAGGAGCGAAACCATTGCTTTTATTTTTGGTATCTCCAGTTGATTTGCTAAATAGGTACGGTGATTCCCGTCTGTTGCAACTGTATATTTCCCATTAGGAAGCCTATATAAATGTAAATCGACGGGACATTCATCATGCCAGCCCTTTTGTTCAAGTGAATTTCGAAGTTCTTTCATTTTATCGCTGTTCTTTACTTGATTAACTGGTGTAGAAAGGCCGATGATGTCATTTGGAGATACAGATATGACACCATAATCAACTGTAACAAAAGGTTTATAAGTCTTCACTATTTGATCAAAGAGCATCCATCGTTTTCTAAATAATTTAATCAATGGAAACACCTCCTAATTAAAGCTATTTTAATTACAGGTAGTCTCATGACAACTAAATGATAATAATTATTTCAGACTATAGACAAACCTGTAAATAGGAGTTTAGTAATCCATCATTTAAAAAAAACGATTACGTATCAGAAAATTCGTTTAGTTAAATGGTATAATAAGTTAGATAGATAATAAGTAAAGAGGTAGAAATAAGAAATTATATAATTATATATGTAAACGGATTCATACAAAAAGAGAAACGATTATTTTTTTTCTTTGTCAAGTTCTCATGAAAAACAGTAATAAATCGTTATATCTATCATATAGTACGAGTGTAATCATAGAAAAAGTGGAGGTGCCATTTTACTAATATGAGTGGATTAGTGTTTTTTCAATTGATTGCCGCGTTATTAGTAGCATTTATATTTTCGTTTTTACCTATCTTAATTTTTTTTATAGTTGTCCTATTTTCAAAATTGAAAGGGTTTACTTTGTCTGGGAAGTTTACAAATAGCTATTTGTTAATCGGCACACTCTTTAGCTTAGTTGTTTTGTTCTCATTT of Niallia circulans contains these proteins:
- a CDS encoding MerR family transcriptional regulator, yielding MSGSQIRRSMPLFPISIVMQLTELSARQIRYYEEHELVAPARSDGNRRLFSLSDIDKLLEIKDLIDQGVNLAGIKQIFSVQEKQVLTDEVKKEAEKARRELSDEDLRKLLRKELLNAGRFNDTHRPSMRQGDMSRYFQK
- the glnA gene encoding type I glutamate--ammonia ligase, with the translated sequence MAKNYTKEDIKRFASESDVKFIRLQFTDILGTIKNVEIPISQLDKALDNKMMFDGSSIEGFVRIEESDMYLYPDLNTWVVFPWTAEKGKVARLICDIYNPDGTPFGGDPRNNLKRVLKEMEDLGFTDFNLGPEPEFFLFKLDEKGAPSLELNDNGGYFDLAPTDLGENCRRDIVLELEEMGFEIEASHHEVAPGQHEIDFKYADAITACDQIQTFKLVVKTIARKHGLHATFMPKPLFGVNGSGMHCNLSLFKNGENVFYDPKGELELSETALQFIAGIGKHATSFTAITNPTVNSYKRLVPGYEAPCYVAWSARNRSPLMRIPASRGLSTRVEVRSVDPAANPYLAMAALLKAGLDGIENQMTPPAPVDRNIYIMSKEERIAEGIVDLPSTLAQALDELKQNETMIDALGEHIFDHFVEAKEIEWDMFRVQVHPWERDQYMEMY
- a CDS encoding SAM-dependent methyltransferase, yielding MSKNGLDLERIVFIGRTFEEYMEMFSLSLDELQGKKILDCPAGACSFTAIGKQKGLEVTACDIAYYHPGELLANKGRKDLEHAMESVEKAKEQYVFDYFKDVKDLAQHRTQALNDCAADMKENPGCYIPVTLPSLPFESEQFDLILSAHFLFTYGDRLNKVFHLDVIAELLRIAKEEIRIFPLVDLTGNRYEHLDEIVKILKNNGHDVEEVRVPYEFQRNANTMMKIRKRNKE
- a CDS encoding undecaprenyl-diphosphatase → MIFSEVNIHLFRYINDLGKQYTFLNIPMILIAEYMVYFLAIATLLLWFSSKKKNRMMVLCAVVSFLFAEIGGKIAGLLHSNYQPFEELLNVNKLIEKAVDNSFPSDHTILFFSICLSFYLFKRGIWLFWVILALIVGISRIWVGVHYPMDVFVGAFIATMSSILVYLTLPKLKLTNQFLAYYEDLEQRLTRKVFSKNKGSKDI
- a CDS encoding GNAT family N-acetyltransferase, with the translated sequence MITELHTTRLLLRKMRDSDSTSLFPIWSDPEVTKFMNIDSFTEESQAKEMIFFLDELAKEDKAIRYAIIERESNQIIGSCGFNFIDFDNAKAEIGYELSKLHWGQGYAKEAISCLIQSAFTDLNLNRIEAKIEPDNFNSIRLIEKLSFTYEGTLRKAEKAKNRFIDLQLYSLLASD
- the sda gene encoding sporulation histidine kinase inhibitor Sda, with translation MDSLRKLSNDHLMTAYFSAVKLKLSNEFVKILKNEITKRNLLIIKKTNGTYFKKKYHFFIISC